The following proteins are co-located in the Mus caroli chromosome 7, CAROLI_EIJ_v1.1, whole genome shotgun sequence genome:
- the LOC110298584 gene encoding olfactory receptor 10A4 encodes MTWGNWTTVREFILMSFSSLSYEIQALLFLLFLIIYLVTLMGNVLIILVTTVDSALQSPMYFFLRNLSFLEIGFNLVIVPKMLSTLILQDKTISFLGCATQMYFFFFFGAAECCLLATMAYDRYMAICDPLHYPIIMSRRSCAQLAAASWFSGFPVATVQTTWIFSFPFCGPNMVNHFFCDSPPVIALVCADTSLFELEALTATVLFILFPFLLILGSYVRILSTIFRMPSAEGKRKAFSTCSSHLLVVSLFYSTAILTYFRPRSNTSPESKKMLSLSYTVVTPMLNPIIYSLRNNEVKAALRRIIHRTLGSQKL; translated from the coding sequence ATGACCTGGGGAAACTGGACAACTGTCAGGGAATTTATCCTCATGAGCTTCTCAAGCTTGTCCTATGAAATACAGGCTCTACTATTTCTCCTGTTTTTGATCATTTACCTAGTCACACTCATGGGCAATGTCCTCATCATCCTGGTTACTACAGTTGACTCTGCTCTGCAAAGTcctatgtacttcttcctcagaaACTTATCCTTCCTGGAAATAGGCTTCAACTTGGTCATTGTGCCCAAGATGTTGAGTACTCTGATACTCCAGGACAAAACCATCTCCTTCCTTGGCTGTGCTACTCagatgtatttcttctttttctttggagCTGCTGAGTGCTGCCTCCTGGCCACAATGGCATATGACCGATACATGGCAATCTGTGATCCCTTGCACTACCCAATAATCATGAGCCGAAGATCCTGTGCCCAACTAGCAGCTGCCTCTTGGTTCTCCGGGTTCCCAGTAGCCACTGTGCAAACCACATGGATTTTCAGTTTCCCTTTTTGTGGCCCAAACATGGTGAACCACTTCTTCTGTGACAGCCCACCTGTCATAGCCCTGGTCTGTGCTGATACATCCCTATTCGAACTGGAGGCTCTAACAGCCACTGTCCTATtcatcctctttcctttcttgttgatTCTGGGTTCCTATGTCCGCATCCTCTCTACCATCTTTAGGATGCCTTCAGCTGAAGGGAAACGCAAAGCCTTTTCCACttgctcctcccacctcctcgTTGTCTCCCTCTTCTACAGCACTGCTATCCTCACATACTTCCGGCCACGCTCAAACACCTCCCCTGAGAGCAAGAAAATGTTGTCACTCTCCTACACAGTTGTCACTCCCATGTTGAATCCCATCATCTACAGCTTAAGGAATAATGAGGTGAAGGCTGCATTAAGGCGAATCATTCACAGAACTCTGGGCTCTCAGAAACTATGA